Proteins co-encoded in one Vidua macroura isolate BioBank_ID:100142 chromosome 13, ASM2450914v1, whole genome shotgun sequence genomic window:
- the LOC128813996 gene encoding acylamino-acid-releasing enzyme-like isoform X1, protein MATGTEKGVEHVPSLIQAAHGPAACYRELSRFPAVTRAALRAAAGGQTFLLYTECSRPDLARRRLLRFGRHYSLRRTAGRGGLAVSRTALSAEIHSQLLSQDSPTGQRRAVLKRCPRQGHELLEVWDSGGCSHSVDLTALGKHGDVYTEGPFACLAWSHSETRLLYVAEKSRPKRQPPCPWDVPGAAWPAAEDEDEEGKQFVYHEDWGEALSTRSMPVLCVLDLEGLSLSVLQGVLEDLCPGQALWSPDDRGVVFVGWWHKPFRLGLNACSNRRSGIFHLDLASGCCGERWGPGGCPGHPWDADPLLFTELLSAENGSVCSPRLSPDGQRLLYLEGVVGGPHRQCLRLRMLTWQTRQTVTVLDVVQEPTEAFTGLYAEVLPPRCWAADSRRAVLGTPQRSRTDLLLVDTETCTVTNLTAGSSEGCWELLTLQWDLLVATCSAPHHPPSLVVAVLPPAGQELPLGWVPVEDTPTVPGVTWKTLTVQPPCSGQGPTAQDTQAFEALLLSPSDGTPPHPLVVCPHGECGDSGDTLAVLVAPQVIPMLAPGGPHAVFDARWRPSMAALCQLGFAVLLVNYRGSLGFGQASISSLLSRVGEQDVADTQVRGTGLRVLGGCCWEDAAVWVPTVGAPWVQLAVEQALHREPLDPHRLALLAGSHGAFIALHLLTREPERYQACALRSPVCNLPALLGTSDIPDWRYTSLGLPYSFERVPCAEEVATMLLRSPIAQAAQAAVVPRGWPRTGWCGDRGRCLQELCPLAPPAPGAAQAGWDRPAQPLVPTVVLGYASPRVTAGPGDHTRTRGRWSECSQGHGCGLGFDVK, encoded by the exons ATGGCCACGGGGACCGAGAAGGGTGTGGAG CATGTCCCTTCCCTCATCCAGGCGGCCCACGGCCCCGCTGCCTGCTACCGGGAGCTGAGCCGGTTTCCTGCTGTCACCCGTGCCGCCCTCAGGGCCGCGGCTGGGGGCCAGACCTTCCTGCTCTACACCG AGTGCAGCCGGCCCGACCTTGCCCGCAGGCGGCTCCTGCGCTTCGGCCGCCACTACAGCCTGCGGCGCACAGCCGGCCGCGGGGGCCTCGCCGTCAGCCGGACCGCGCTCAGCGCCGAGATCCACAGCCA GCTCCTCAGCCAGGACTCGCCCACGGGGCAGCGCCGCGCCGTGCTCAAACGCTGCCCGCGGCAGGGCCACGAGCTGCTGGAG GTGTGGGACAGCGGGGGATGCAGCCACAGCGTGGATCTCACGGCGCTGGGGAAGCATGGGGACGTCTACACGGAGG GGCCTTTTGCCTGCCTGGCCTGGTCACACTCGGAGACACGGCTCCTCTATGTGGCTGAGAAGAGCCGGCCCAAACGACAGCCCCCCTGCCCCTGGgatgtgccaggagcagcctggccagcagcagaggatgaggatgaggag GGCAAGCAGTTTGTGTACCACGAGGACTGGGGGGAGGCCCTGAGCACACGCAGCATGCCAGTCCTCTGCGTCCTGGACCTGGAGGGCCTCAGCctgtcagtgctgcagggagtcCTGGAGGACCTCTGCCCTGGCCAG GCCCTGTGGTCCCCGGATGACCGTGGTGTGGTGTTCGTGGGCTGGTGGCACAAGCCCTTCCGCCTGGGGCTGAACGCCTGCTCCAACAGGAG ATCAGGGATTTTCCACTTGGACCTGGCCAGCGGGTGCTGCGGTGAGCGCTGGGGCCCTGGGGGGtgccctgggcatccctgggatgCTGACCCCTTGTTGttcacagagctgctgtcagcagagaATGGTTCTGTCTGCTCCCCCCGGCTGAGCCCTGATGGCCAGCGCCTGCTCTACCTGGAGGGGGTTGTGGGGGGGCCCCACCGGCAGTGTCTGCGCCTGCGCATG CTCACCTGGCAGACAAGGCAGACGGTGACAGTGCTCGACGTGGTTCAGGAGCCCACGGAGG CCTTCACCGGGCTCTATGCAGAGGTGCTGCCACCGCGGTGCTGGGCAGCTGACAGCCGGCGAGCCGTGCTGGGCACCCCTCAGCGGAGCCGCACG gacctgctgctcGTGGATACGGAGACGTGCACCGTCACCAACCTCACAGCAG GGTCATCTGAagggtgctgggagctgctcactCTCCAGTGGGACCTGCTGGTGGCCACCTGCTCAgccccccaccacccccccaGCCTG gtggTGGCCGTGCTGCCACCAGCAGGCCAGGAGTTGCCCCTCGGCTGGGTGCCAGTGGAGGACACCCCAACGGTGCCTGGTGTCACCTGGAAGACCCTGACAGTGCAGCCACCCTGCAGTGGGCAGGGCCCCACTGCACAGG ATACCCAGGCTTTTGAGGCCCTGCTGCTGAGCCCCTCAGATGGCACACCACCACACCCCCTCGTTGTGTGCCCCCATGGTGAGtgcggggacagtggggacaccctggcagtgctggtggcaccCCAGGTGATTCCCATGCTGGCCCCAGGTGGCCCCCATGCTGTCTTCGATGCCCGCTGGCGTCCGAGCATGGCTGCACTGTGCCAGCTGGGCTTCGCTGTGCTCCTGG TGAATTATCGTGGCTCCCTGGGCTTCGGCCAGGCCAGCATCAGCTCCCTGCTTTCCCGTGTGGGTGAGCAGGATGTGGCAGACACCCAGGTGAGGGGTACTGGGCTGAGGGTGCTggggggatgctgctgggaggaTGCTGCTGTTTGGGTACCAACGGTAGGTGCCCCATGGGTGCAGCTGGCAGTGGAGCAGGCGCTGCACAGAGAGCCCCTGGACCCACACcgcctggccctgctggctggCTCCCACGGAGCCTTCATCGCCCTCCACCTCCTCACCCGTGAGCCCGAGCGTTACCAAGCCTGTGCCCTGCGCAGCCCCGTCTGCAACCTGCCCGCACTGCTGGGCACCTCTGACATCCCTGACTG GCGCTACACCTCCCTAGGGCTGCCCTACTCCTTTGAGCGGGTGCCATGTGCTGAGGAGGTGGCCACCATGCTACTGCGCTCGCCCATCGCCCAGGCAGCCCAG GCTGCTGTGGTACCCAGAGGGTGGCCACGCACTGGCTGGTGTGGAGACAGAGGCCGATGTCTTCAAGAACTGTGCCCACTggctcctccagcacctggggCAGCCCAGGCGGGATGGGacaggccagcacagcccctagTGCCCACAGTGGTCCTGGGCTATGCCAGCCCCAGGGTGactgctggccctggggaccACACCAGGACCAGAGGCAGATGGAGTGAGTGTAGCCAGGGACATGGATGTGGGTTGGGCTTTGATGTTAAATAA
- the LOC128813996 gene encoding acylamino-acid-releasing enzyme-like isoform X3, translating into MATGTEKGVEHVPSLIQAAHGPAACYRELSRFPAVTRAALRAAAGGQTFLLYTECSRPDLARRRLLRFGRHYSLRRTAGRGGLAVSRTALSAEIHSQLLSQDSPTGQRRAVLKRCPRQGHELLEVWDSGGCSHSVDLTALGKHGDVYTEGPFACLAWSHSETRLLYVAEKSRPKRQPPCPWDVPGAAWPAAEDEDEEGKQFVYHEDWGEALSTRSMPVLCVLDLEGLSLSVLQGVLEDLCPGQALWSPDDRGVVFVGWWHKPFRLGLNACSNRRSGIFHLDLASGCCGERWGPGGCPGHPWDADPLLFTELLSAENGSVCSPRLSPDGQRLLYLEGVVGGPHRQCLRLRMLTWQTRQTVTVLDVVQEPTEAFTGLYAEVLPPRCWAADSRRAVLGTPQRSRTDLLLVDTETCTVTNLTAGSSEGCWELLTLQWDLLVATCSAPHHPPSLVVAVLPPAGQELPLGWVPVEDTPTVPGVTWKTLTVQPPCSGQGPTAQDTQAFEALLLSPSDGTPPHPLVVCPHGECGDSGDTLAVLVAPQVIPMLAPGGPHAVFDARWRPSMAALCQLGFAVLLVNYRGSLGFGQASISSLLSRVGEQDVADTQVRGTGLRVLGGCCWEDAAVWVPTVGAPWVQLAVEQALHREPLDPHRLALLAGSHGAFIALHLLTREPERYQACALRSPVCNLPALLGTSDIPDWRYTSLGLPYSFERVPCAEEVATMLLRSPIAQAAQVHTPVLLCVGARDRRVSPTQALELYRVLRARGVPARLLWYPEGGHALAGVETEADVFKNCAHWLLQHLGQPRRDGTGQHSP; encoded by the exons ATGGCCACGGGGACCGAGAAGGGTGTGGAG CATGTCCCTTCCCTCATCCAGGCGGCCCACGGCCCCGCTGCCTGCTACCGGGAGCTGAGCCGGTTTCCTGCTGTCACCCGTGCCGCCCTCAGGGCCGCGGCTGGGGGCCAGACCTTCCTGCTCTACACCG AGTGCAGCCGGCCCGACCTTGCCCGCAGGCGGCTCCTGCGCTTCGGCCGCCACTACAGCCTGCGGCGCACAGCCGGCCGCGGGGGCCTCGCCGTCAGCCGGACCGCGCTCAGCGCCGAGATCCACAGCCA GCTCCTCAGCCAGGACTCGCCCACGGGGCAGCGCCGCGCCGTGCTCAAACGCTGCCCGCGGCAGGGCCACGAGCTGCTGGAG GTGTGGGACAGCGGGGGATGCAGCCACAGCGTGGATCTCACGGCGCTGGGGAAGCATGGGGACGTCTACACGGAGG GGCCTTTTGCCTGCCTGGCCTGGTCACACTCGGAGACACGGCTCCTCTATGTGGCTGAGAAGAGCCGGCCCAAACGACAGCCCCCCTGCCCCTGGgatgtgccaggagcagcctggccagcagcagaggatgaggatgaggag GGCAAGCAGTTTGTGTACCACGAGGACTGGGGGGAGGCCCTGAGCACACGCAGCATGCCAGTCCTCTGCGTCCTGGACCTGGAGGGCCTCAGCctgtcagtgctgcagggagtcCTGGAGGACCTCTGCCCTGGCCAG GCCCTGTGGTCCCCGGATGACCGTGGTGTGGTGTTCGTGGGCTGGTGGCACAAGCCCTTCCGCCTGGGGCTGAACGCCTGCTCCAACAGGAG ATCAGGGATTTTCCACTTGGACCTGGCCAGCGGGTGCTGCGGTGAGCGCTGGGGCCCTGGGGGGtgccctgggcatccctgggatgCTGACCCCTTGTTGttcacagagctgctgtcagcagagaATGGTTCTGTCTGCTCCCCCCGGCTGAGCCCTGATGGCCAGCGCCTGCTCTACCTGGAGGGGGTTGTGGGGGGGCCCCACCGGCAGTGTCTGCGCCTGCGCATG CTCACCTGGCAGACAAGGCAGACGGTGACAGTGCTCGACGTGGTTCAGGAGCCCACGGAGG CCTTCACCGGGCTCTATGCAGAGGTGCTGCCACCGCGGTGCTGGGCAGCTGACAGCCGGCGAGCCGTGCTGGGCACCCCTCAGCGGAGCCGCACG gacctgctgctcGTGGATACGGAGACGTGCACCGTCACCAACCTCACAGCAG GGTCATCTGAagggtgctgggagctgctcactCTCCAGTGGGACCTGCTGGTGGCCACCTGCTCAgccccccaccacccccccaGCCTG gtggTGGCCGTGCTGCCACCAGCAGGCCAGGAGTTGCCCCTCGGCTGGGTGCCAGTGGAGGACACCCCAACGGTGCCTGGTGTCACCTGGAAGACCCTGACAGTGCAGCCACCCTGCAGTGGGCAGGGCCCCACTGCACAGG ATACCCAGGCTTTTGAGGCCCTGCTGCTGAGCCCCTCAGATGGCACACCACCACACCCCCTCGTTGTGTGCCCCCATGGTGAGtgcggggacagtggggacaccctggcagtgctggtggcaccCCAGGTGATTCCCATGCTGGCCCCAGGTGGCCCCCATGCTGTCTTCGATGCCCGCTGGCGTCCGAGCATGGCTGCACTGTGCCAGCTGGGCTTCGCTGTGCTCCTGG TGAATTATCGTGGCTCCCTGGGCTTCGGCCAGGCCAGCATCAGCTCCCTGCTTTCCCGTGTGGGTGAGCAGGATGTGGCAGACACCCAGGTGAGGGGTACTGGGCTGAGGGTGCTggggggatgctgctgggaggaTGCTGCTGTTTGGGTACCAACGGTAGGTGCCCCATGGGTGCAGCTGGCAGTGGAGCAGGCGCTGCACAGAGAGCCCCTGGACCCACACcgcctggccctgctggctggCTCCCACGGAGCCTTCATCGCCCTCCACCTCCTCACCCGTGAGCCCGAGCGTTACCAAGCCTGTGCCCTGCGCAGCCCCGTCTGCAACCTGCCCGCACTGCTGGGCACCTCTGACATCCCTGACTG GCGCTACACCTCCCTAGGGCTGCCCTACTCCTTTGAGCGGGTGCCATGTGCTGAGGAGGTGGCCACCATGCTACTGCGCTCGCCCATCGCCCAGGCAGCCCAG gtgcACACACCGGTGTTGCTGTGCGTGGGCGCCCGGGACCGGCGCGTCAGCCCCACGCAGGCGCTGGAGCTGTACCGGGTGCTGCGGGCCAGGGGTGTGCCAGCACG GCTGCTGTGGTACCCAGAGGGTGGCCACGCACTGGCTGGTGTGGAGACAGAGGCCGATGTCTTCAAGAACTGTGCCCACTggctcctccagcacctggggCAGCCCAGGCGGGATGGGacaggccagcacagcccctag
- the LOC128813996 gene encoding acylamino-acid-releasing enzyme-like isoform X7: protein MATGTEKGVEAAHGPAACYRELSRFPAVTRAALRAAAGGQTFLLYTECSRPDLARRRLLRFGRHYSLRRTAGRGGLAVSRTALSAEIHSQLLSQDSPTGQRRAVLKRCPRQGHELLEVWDSGGCSHSVDLTALGKHGDVYTEGPFACLAWSHSETRLLYVAEKSRPKRQPPCPWDVPGAAWPAAEDEDEEGKQFVYHEDWGEALSTRSMPVLCVLDLEGLSLSVLQGVLEDLCPGQALWSPDDRGVVFVGWWHKPFRLGLNACSNRRSGIFHLDLASGCCELLSAENGSVCSPRLSPDGQRLLYLEGVVGGPHRQCLRLRMLTWQTRQTVTVLDVVQEPTEAFTGLYAEVLPPRCWAADSRRAVLGTPQRSRTDLLLVDTETCTVTNLTAGSSEGCWELLTLQWDLLVATCSAPHHPPSLVVAVLPPAGQELPLGWVPVEDTPTVPGVTWKTLTVQPPCSGQGPTAQDTQAFEALLLSPSDGTPPHPLVVCPHGGPHAVFDARWRPSMAALCQLGFAVLLVNYRGSLGFGQASISSLLSRVGEQDVADTQLAVEQALHREPLDPHRLALLAGSHGAFIALHLLTREPERYQACALRSPVCNLPALLGTSDIPDWRYTSLGLPYSFERVPCAEEVATMLLRSPIAQAAQVHTPVLLCVGARDRRVSPTQALELYRVLRARGVPARLLWYPEGGHALAGVETEADVFKNCAHWLLQHLGQPRRDGTGQHSP from the exons ATGGCCACGGGGACCGAGAAGGGTGTGGAG GCGGCCCACGGCCCCGCTGCCTGCTACCGGGAGCTGAGCCGGTTTCCTGCTGTCACCCGTGCCGCCCTCAGGGCCGCGGCTGGGGGCCAGACCTTCCTGCTCTACACCG AGTGCAGCCGGCCCGACCTTGCCCGCAGGCGGCTCCTGCGCTTCGGCCGCCACTACAGCCTGCGGCGCACAGCCGGCCGCGGGGGCCTCGCCGTCAGCCGGACCGCGCTCAGCGCCGAGATCCACAGCCA GCTCCTCAGCCAGGACTCGCCCACGGGGCAGCGCCGCGCCGTGCTCAAACGCTGCCCGCGGCAGGGCCACGAGCTGCTGGAG GTGTGGGACAGCGGGGGATGCAGCCACAGCGTGGATCTCACGGCGCTGGGGAAGCATGGGGACGTCTACACGGAGG GGCCTTTTGCCTGCCTGGCCTGGTCACACTCGGAGACACGGCTCCTCTATGTGGCTGAGAAGAGCCGGCCCAAACGACAGCCCCCCTGCCCCTGGgatgtgccaggagcagcctggccagcagcagaggatgaggatgaggag GGCAAGCAGTTTGTGTACCACGAGGACTGGGGGGAGGCCCTGAGCACACGCAGCATGCCAGTCCTCTGCGTCCTGGACCTGGAGGGCCTCAGCctgtcagtgctgcagggagtcCTGGAGGACCTCTGCCCTGGCCAG GCCCTGTGGTCCCCGGATGACCGTGGTGTGGTGTTCGTGGGCTGGTGGCACAAGCCCTTCCGCCTGGGGCTGAACGCCTGCTCCAACAGGAG ATCAGGGATTTTCCACTTGGACCTGGCCAGCGGGTGCTGCG agctgctgtcagcagagaATGGTTCTGTCTGCTCCCCCCGGCTGAGCCCTGATGGCCAGCGCCTGCTCTACCTGGAGGGGGTTGTGGGGGGGCCCCACCGGCAGTGTCTGCGCCTGCGCATG CTCACCTGGCAGACAAGGCAGACGGTGACAGTGCTCGACGTGGTTCAGGAGCCCACGGAGG CCTTCACCGGGCTCTATGCAGAGGTGCTGCCACCGCGGTGCTGGGCAGCTGACAGCCGGCGAGCCGTGCTGGGCACCCCTCAGCGGAGCCGCACG gacctgctgctcGTGGATACGGAGACGTGCACCGTCACCAACCTCACAGCAG GGTCATCTGAagggtgctgggagctgctcactCTCCAGTGGGACCTGCTGGTGGCCACCTGCTCAgccccccaccacccccccaGCCTG gtggTGGCCGTGCTGCCACCAGCAGGCCAGGAGTTGCCCCTCGGCTGGGTGCCAGTGGAGGACACCCCAACGGTGCCTGGTGTCACCTGGAAGACCCTGACAGTGCAGCCACCCTGCAGTGGGCAGGGCCCCACTGCACAGG ATACCCAGGCTTTTGAGGCCCTGCTGCTGAGCCCCTCAGATGGCACACCACCACACCCCCTCGTTGTGTGCCCCCATG GTGGCCCCCATGCTGTCTTCGATGCCCGCTGGCGTCCGAGCATGGCTGCACTGTGCCAGCTGGGCTTCGCTGTGCTCCTGG TGAATTATCGTGGCTCCCTGGGCTTCGGCCAGGCCAGCATCAGCTCCCTGCTTTCCCGTGTGGGTGAGCAGGATGTGGCAGACACCCAG CTGGCAGTGGAGCAGGCGCTGCACAGAGAGCCCCTGGACCCACACcgcctggccctgctggctggCTCCCACGGAGCCTTCATCGCCCTCCACCTCCTCACCCGTGAGCCCGAGCGTTACCAAGCCTGTGCCCTGCGCAGCCCCGTCTGCAACCTGCCCGCACTGCTGGGCACCTCTGACATCCCTGACTG GCGCTACACCTCCCTAGGGCTGCCCTACTCCTTTGAGCGGGTGCCATGTGCTGAGGAGGTGGCCACCATGCTACTGCGCTCGCCCATCGCCCAGGCAGCCCAG gtgcACACACCGGTGTTGCTGTGCGTGGGCGCCCGGGACCGGCGCGTCAGCCCCACGCAGGCGCTGGAGCTGTACCGGGTGCTGCGGGCCAGGGGTGTGCCAGCACG GCTGCTGTGGTACCCAGAGGGTGGCCACGCACTGGCTGGTGTGGAGACAGAGGCCGATGTCTTCAAGAACTGTGCCCACTggctcctccagcacctggggCAGCCCAGGCGGGATGGGacaggccagcacagcccctag